DNA sequence from the Anaerolineales bacterium genome:
TTCGACTCGTTTCTGGTCGGAGATTCCTCCGAAATGTGCTTGGGATGACCCGAGGAAAACCGGTGTCCGGCGCGGTGGAGTGCCATTCGGGCGCGGAGTATGCGGAAAGCCCGCGGAGGTTCCTGTGGCAGGGGGCGTGGCGAGATGTGGATCGGGTTTATGCAGAGCGCCGGACGCCGAACGGGAAACAATTTGAAGTGCTGGATGAGGAGCGGGATAAGTTCATCCTGACGTACGATACCGAAAACGACTCCTGGACGATCCTTCCCGCGCCCTGACCGGCGAATCCGCCGGCGGCCGCCGTTTGGCGCGGGGGAGGGGCCGGAATTCTTTGCCAAACCGAGGGACTTTCGTATGCGGAATTTCGTTGCCAAGAGAATCCAAGCGGTCCCCCCGTCCGGAATACGGCGCTTCTTCGACATTGCCGCAACAATGAAGGACGTCATCTCGCTTGGGATCGGAGAGCCGGATTTCATCACGCCCACCCCCATCCTTCGGGCGGGAATCCATTCCCTGCGGCTGGGCGACACCCACTACACCTCCAATTCGGGAACCCGCGAGCTGCGCGACGCGGTGGCCGTACAGTTGCAGAACCTCTACGGAGTGGCCTACGATCCCGAGGAAGAAATCCTGATCACGGTCGGCGCCTCGGAGGCGCTCCATCTGGCGCTGTCGGCGATCCTGGATCCGGGGGACGAGGTCATTGTTCCGGAACCCTGTTTTGTCGCCTACACGCCGGAGGTGGTATTCGCGGACGGCTCTCCGGTGACCGTGCCGACGTTCGTGAAAAACCAATTCCAAGTGACGGGGGAGGAGATCGAACGGGCGGTTACTCCGAAAACCAAGGCGATCCTCATCGGATACCCCAACAACCCAACCGGTGCGGTTATGTCGCGGGAGAAGCTTTTGGATGTGGGCGAAGTTGCCCGCCGACACGACCTGCTGATTATTTCGGACGAATTGTACAGCCGGCTGGTGTATCACCAGGAGCATGTCTGCGTTCCGTCGCTTCCGGGTCTGCGCGAGCGAACCGTGCTGGTGAACGGGTTTTCGAAGGGGTATGCGATGACCGGGTGGCGGCTGGGATACGTCGCCGCTCCGAAGGGTCTGATGGCGGCGATGCGCAAGATCCACCAATACACGATAATGTCGGCCCCGACCATGTCGCAGGCGGCCGGGTTGGAGGCGATCCGGCGCGGCGATTACTATGTCAAGGAAATGGTGGCGGAATACAACCGGAGGAGGGAACTGCTGATCCGGGGTTTGAACAGCCTGGGGCTGGATTGCTTCGAGCCGCAGGGCGCATTTTACGCTTTTCCTTCGGTGGCTAAAACCGGAATGGACGACGAACAGTTTTCCGAGGCCCTGCTGCGCGAGGAGCAGGTGGCGGTGGTCCCCGGTTCGGCGTTCGGCCCGAGCGGGAAGGGATTTGTCCGCATCTGCTACGCCACCGCATACGAGAAGATCGAGCAAGCCCTGGAACACATGGCGCGGTTCATGCGCCGGCACGGTTGATCCGCGGGCGGGGCGGAACGGGAGAGGTGGTTTTATGGAGTGGGAACCGGTGGTCGGCTTGGAAGTCCACGCGGAACTGCGCACCCGGTCCAAGATGTTTTGCGGATGCGCGGTCGTGGATTCCACCACGGCTGAACCCAACACCGTCATCTGTCCGGTTTGCCTGGGGATGCCGGGCAGCTTGCCGGTGATCAACCGCCGCGCGGTGGACATGGGGATGCGGGTGGCCGCCGCGCTGGAGTGCCGGATTGAGCCGGTTAGCGTGTTCGCGCGCAAGAATTATTTCTATCCGGATCTCC
Encoded proteins:
- a CDS encoding aminotransferase class I/II-fold pyridoxal phosphate-dependent enzyme; the protein is MRNFVAKRIQAVPPSGIRRFFDIAATMKDVISLGIGEPDFITPTPILRAGIHSLRLGDTHYTSNSGTRELRDAVAVQLQNLYGVAYDPEEEILITVGASEALHLALSAILDPGDEVIVPEPCFVAYTPEVVFADGSPVTVPTFVKNQFQVTGEEIERAVTPKTKAILIGYPNNPTGAVMSREKLLDVGEVARRHDLLIISDELYSRLVYHQEHVCVPSLPGLRERTVLVNGFSKGYAMTGWRLGYVAAPKGLMAAMRKIHQYTIMSAPTMSQAAGLEAIRRGDYYVKEMVAEYNRRRELLIRGLNSLGLDCFEPQGAFYAFPSVAKTGMDDEQFSEALLREEQVAVVPGSAFGPSGKGFVRICYATAYEKIEQALEHMARFMRRHG